Proteins found in one Nitrospirota bacterium genomic segment:
- the rpsP gene encoding 30S ribosomal protein S16, whose translation MAVHLRLARAGRHKLPFYRLVAADSRKPRDGRYLEVLGTYDAVKNPPVAQLKSERVLDWLRKGAQPSVTVRTVLKRSGLLKQLEDERKAGGQ comes from the coding sequence GTGGCAGTTCATTTGCGATTGGCGCGGGCGGGCCGGCACAAGCTGCCCTTCTACCGGTTGGTGGCGGCGGATTCCCGCAAGCCCAGGGACGGACGGTATCTGGAAGTGTTGGGGACCTACGACGCGGTCAAGAATCCGCCGGTGGCCCAGTTGAAATCGGAGCGGGTACTGGACTGGCTGAGGAAAGGCGCGCAGCCCAGCGTGACGGTGCGGACCGTGCTGAAGCGTTCCGGGCTGCTCAAGCAGTTAGAGGACGAGCGGAAAGCGGGAGGCCAATAG
- the rimM gene encoding ribosome maturation factor RimM (Essential for efficient processing of 16S rRNA), with the protein MADTAELIAIGQIVKPFGVKGDVRVRSLSHVPGRFQELQRVTLVAKSGRTVETAVTRVREEHGSFVVGFEAFSTPEEAAAFRGGLVKIPREAAPPRPDGQYYEFELLGMTVADEQGRVLGTLEEILETGSNHVLVVRGNGRELLLPATREIVASVDVAGNTMKVRRFEELWDDRMGIHAAL; encoded by the coding sequence ATGGCTGACACGGCGGAGCTCATCGCGATCGGACAGATCGTCAAGCCCTTCGGGGTGAAGGGCGACGTGCGGGTCCGCTCGCTCAGCCACGTGCCCGGCCGGTTCCAGGAGCTGCAGCGGGTGACCCTGGTGGCCAAATCCGGTCGGACGGTCGAGACGGCGGTCACGCGCGTGAGGGAGGAGCACGGGTCGTTTGTCGTGGGGTTTGAGGCATTCTCGACGCCGGAGGAGGCGGCGGCCTTCCGCGGCGGGCTCGTCAAGATTCCGCGCGAAGCGGCTCCACCCCGCCCCGATGGTCAATACTACGAGTTCGAGCTGCTGGGCATGACCGTCGCGGACGAACAGGGGCGGGTGCTCGGGACGCTCGAAGAGATCCTGGAAACGGGAAGCAACCACGTGCTCGTGGTCCGGGGCAATGGCCGTGAGCTCCTGCTCCCGGCCACGCGCGAGATCGTGGCTTCGGTGGACGTGGCGGGCAACACGATGAAGGTTCGGCGGTTCGAAGAACTGTGGGACGATCGGATGGGGATCCATGCTGCGCTGTGA
- the trmD gene encoding tRNA (guanosine(37)-N1)-methyltransferase TrmD has protein sequence MLRCDVLTLFPDMVLPVLGQSMLKRAQEKGLLEVRVRNLRDYTQDRHQVADDAPYGGGAGMVLKAEPVFRAMDALRLEHGTLRLILPSPQGRPFTQRLAEGLRDERRRVVLLCGHYEGIDERVRTGLEPEEISIGDYVLTGGELPALVMIDAAVRLIPGVLGDPESAVAESFSDSLLDCPHYTRPAEVRGLTVPEVLLSGNHEAVRCWRRKEALRNTWRKRPDLLRDRVLGEEDRRLLEAIVQEETREALFVKRIS, from the coding sequence ATGCTGCGCTGTGACGTGCTCACTCTGTTTCCCGACATGGTCCTGCCGGTCCTGGGCCAGAGCATGCTCAAGCGGGCTCAGGAGAAAGGCCTGCTGGAAGTCCGCGTCCGGAACCTGCGGGACTACACGCAGGATCGCCACCAGGTGGCCGACGACGCCCCTTACGGCGGCGGGGCCGGCATGGTCCTGAAGGCGGAGCCGGTCTTCCGGGCCATGGACGCGCTCCGGCTGGAGCACGGAACCCTGCGCCTGATCCTGCCATCCCCCCAGGGGCGGCCGTTCACCCAGCGGCTGGCCGAGGGCCTGCGGGACGAGCGGCGCCGGGTGGTGCTTCTTTGCGGCCACTACGAGGGCATTGACGAGCGGGTGCGGACCGGGCTCGAGCCGGAGGAGATCTCGATCGGCGACTACGTGCTGACCGGCGGGGAGCTGCCGGCGCTGGTCATGATCGACGCGGCGGTCCGGCTGATCCCCGGCGTGCTGGGCGATCCGGAGTCGGCGGTCGCGGAGTCCTTCTCGGACTCTCTGCTGGACTGTCCGCACTACACCCGTCCCGCCGAAGTGCGGGGCCTGACCGTGCCCGAGGTGCTGCTGTCTGGCAACCACGAGGCCGTCCGGTGCTGGCGCCGCAAGGAAGCGCTGCGCAACACCTGGCGGAAGCGGCCCGACCTGCTACGGGATCGCGTGCTCGGCGAGGAGGATCGGCGGCTGTTGGAAGCGATTGTGCAGGAAGAGACGCGTGAAGCGTTGTTCGTGAAGCGTATCTCATGA
- the rplS gene encoding 50S ribosomal protein L19, which yields MNRLERIQRSLTKKSIPPFEIGDTVRVHAKVVEGEKERIQVFEGAVIARKGGRNSETFTVRKISYGVGVERIFPIHSPIVTRIDVVRQGRVRRAKLYYLRAKKGKFAKVGDREFAPQEAKAQVGGAKAAGKPTEAEVPQAEAVPAG from the coding sequence ATGAATCGGTTGGAGCGCATCCAACGATCGTTGACCAAAAAGAGCATCCCGCCGTTCGAGATCGGGGATACGGTTCGCGTGCACGCCAAGGTCGTGGAGGGCGAGAAGGAGCGGATTCAGGTGTTCGAGGGGGCGGTGATCGCCCGCAAGGGCGGTCGCAACAGCGAGACCTTCACGGTTCGTAAAATCTCCTACGGCGTGGGGGTCGAGCGGATTTTTCCTATCCACTCGCCGATCGTGACCCGCATTGACGTCGTCCGTCAGGGACGGGTCCGGCGTGCGAAGCTCTATTATCTGAGGGCGAAAAAAGGAAAGTTCGCCAAGGTCGGGGACCGGGAGTTCGCGCCACAGGAGGCCAAGGCCCAGGTCGGCGGCGCGAAGGCCGCCGGCAAGCCGACCGAAGCCGAGGTTCCGCAGGCAGAGGCTGTTCCGGCCGGTTGA
- a CDS encoding ribonuclease HII produces the protein MEPTDFFEREARLCGYGRVAGLDEAGRGPLAGPVVAAAVILPRRFRLPGLNDSKQVVEAERERLDREIRRRAVAVGVGLAAAREIDDLNILEASRLAMSRAILALPSPPDFLLIDAVVLPSVPLPQRAIIKGDGLSVSIAAASIVAKVSRDRLMADYHRRYPQYNFLAHKGYPTPEHLRLLAEHGPCAIHRLSFRPVLERGNTALRETVFE, from the coding sequence GTGGAGCCGACCGACTTCTTCGAGAGGGAAGCCAGGCTGTGCGGGTACGGTCGGGTCGCCGGGCTCGACGAGGCCGGTCGCGGCCCGCTGGCCGGCCCGGTCGTCGCCGCCGCCGTGATCCTGCCGCGCCGCTTCCGGCTGCCTGGATTGAACGACTCCAAGCAGGTGGTCGAAGCGGAACGCGAGCGGCTCGATAGAGAAATCCGCCGTCGAGCCGTCGCCGTGGGGGTCGGGCTCGCGGCCGCGCGCGAGATCGACGACTTGAACATCCTGGAGGCGTCGCGGCTCGCCATGAGCCGCGCCATCCTGGCGCTCCCCTCTCCGCCGGACTTTCTGCTCATAGACGCGGTGGTTCTTCCCTCGGTGCCCTTGCCCCAGCGGGCGATCATCAAGGGTGACGGCCTGTCGGTCTCCATCGCGGCCGCCTCCATCGTGGCCAAGGTCAGCCGGGATCGCCTGATGGCGGATTATCATCGGCGCTACCCCCAGTATAATTTCCTGGCGCACAAGGGGTATCCGACCCCGGAGCACCTGCGCCTGCTGGCCGAGCACGGCCCTTGCGCGATTCACCGGCTGAGCTTCCGGCCGGTCCTGGAGCGTGGGAACACCGCTCTTCGGGAGACGGTCTTCGAGTGA
- a CDS encoding YraN family protein, giving the protein MSDARRTFGEAGESEAERYLRRKGYRILERNVRSRAGELDLVARLGDVLVFVEVKARRTDAYGGAPYAVDGRKRARLIRLASQYLARRRLRNQSCRFDVILCTGGTDRPEAIQHIEHAFEVPGEDLRW; this is encoded by the coding sequence GTGAGCGACGCGCGCCGGACATTCGGCGAGGCCGGCGAGTCGGAGGCCGAACGGTACCTGCGGAGGAAGGGGTACCGGATTCTGGAGCGGAATGTCCGATCTCGGGCCGGCGAGCTGGACCTGGTCGCCCGGCTCGGGGACGTGCTGGTCTTCGTGGAGGTGAAGGCGCGCCGGACCGACGCTTACGGCGGGGCCCCGTACGCGGTTGACGGGCGCAAGCGGGCCCGCCTGATCCGGCTCGCGTCCCAGTACCTGGCCCGTCGCCGGCTCCGGAACCAGTCTTGCCGATTCGACGTGATCCTGTGCACGGGCGGTACGGACAGGCCGGAGGCCATCCAGCACATCGAGCACGCCTTCGAGGTTCCGGGCGAGGATCTCAGATGGTGA
- the ftsE gene encoding cell division ATP-binding protein FtsE: MIHLFHVSKYYDRRPALSDVNLQIEKGEFVLLMGPSGAGKSTLLKLIFCAEPPDEGQILVQNRNVARLRPQAIPYLRRTMGFVSQDFRLLPKKNVFDNVALPLLVQGASSFDIRRKVTEALKAVGMEHKKESRPTMLSAGEQQRVCIARAVVNGPIVLLADEPTGNLDPGLAGEIIELFKAINARGTTVMVATHNPQVVEQVNRRVVVLDQGKIAADERAES; encoded by the coding sequence ATGATCCATCTCTTCCACGTCTCCAAGTACTATGACCGGCGCCCGGCCCTTTCCGACGTCAACCTCCAGATCGAGAAGGGCGAGTTCGTCTTGCTCATGGGGCCCAGCGGGGCCGGTAAGAGCACGTTGCTGAAGCTGATCTTTTGCGCGGAGCCGCCAGACGAGGGGCAGATCCTGGTCCAGAACCGGAACGTGGCGCGGCTCCGGCCCCAAGCCATTCCCTACCTGCGGCGCACGATGGGCTTCGTGTCCCAGGACTTTCGGCTCCTGCCCAAAAAGAACGTCTTCGACAACGTGGCGCTGCCGCTGCTCGTGCAAGGCGCCTCCTCCTTCGACATCCGGCGCAAGGTGACGGAGGCGCTGAAGGCGGTCGGGATGGAGCACAAGAAGGAGAGCCGCCCGACCATGCTCTCCGCGGGCGAGCAGCAGCGGGTCTGCATCGCGCGGGCGGTCGTGAACGGGCCGATCGTGCTGCTGGCCGACGAGCCGACCGGCAACCTGGACCCCGGTCTGGCCGGGGAGATTATCGAGCTGTTCAAGGCGATCAACGCTCGCGGCACGACCGTCATGGTCGCCACCCACAATCCCCAGGTGGTCGAGCAGGTCAACCGCCGGGTCGTCGTGCTCGATCAGGGCAAGATCGCGGCGGATGAGAGGGCCGAGTCGTGA
- a CDS encoding permease-like cell division protein FtsX codes for MRRLGYLIREAITNIRLNRTTTMIAVATTAFTLACFGVFLLLYLNLRGVAHALQEDIKVVIYLHDNLTAQGIAELQQRLKAEPEAASLAYVSKEQALAEFREQFPSESHLLQGLGENPLPASFVVTLGPRFRSTDAVKRWAERLKAVPGVAQVQYSRDWIENLATVIGYLELAAFAVGAILSAASVTIIANTIRLTLYARREEIEIMRLIGATGTFIKIPYLLEGAALGALGAVLALALLRSGFEYFRLHLGMPGRFLGVESGFGFFPLHVSLLMVAAGFLLGCVGSIVSMAGFGRNRA; via the coding sequence GTGAGGCGTTTGGGCTACCTGATCCGGGAGGCGATCACCAACATCCGGCTGAACCGGACCACGACGATGATCGCGGTGGCGACTACGGCGTTCACGCTGGCCTGCTTCGGGGTGTTTCTGCTGCTGTATCTGAACCTCCGGGGAGTCGCCCATGCGCTGCAGGAGGACATCAAGGTCGTCATCTACCTGCACGACAACCTCACGGCCCAGGGAATCGCGGAGCTCCAGCAGCGGCTGAAAGCCGAACCGGAGGCGGCCTCCCTGGCTTACGTTTCCAAGGAACAGGCGCTGGCGGAGTTTCGCGAGCAGTTTCCGTCGGAATCCCACCTGCTGCAGGGATTGGGGGAGAACCCGCTGCCTGCGTCGTTCGTCGTGACCCTGGGGCCCCGCTTTCGCTCCACCGACGCGGTCAAGCGCTGGGCCGAGCGGCTGAAAGCCGTGCCCGGGGTCGCCCAAGTCCAATACAGCCGGGACTGGATCGAGAACCTCGCGACGGTCATCGGGTACTTGGAGCTGGCGGCGTTCGCGGTGGGCGCGATCCTGTCGGCGGCCTCCGTCACGATCATCGCGAACACGATCCGGCTGACGCTCTACGCCCGGCGCGAGGAGATCGAGATCATGCGATTGATCGGGGCCACCGGGACCTTCATCAAGATCCCCTATCTGCTGGAAGGCGCTGCCCTGGGCGCGCTCGGCGCCGTTCTGGCCCTGGCGCTGCTGCGGAGCGGCTTCGAATACTTCAGGCTCCACCTTGGGATGCCGGGTCGGTTCCTCGGCGTCGAGTCCGGGTTCGGATTCTTCCCGCTCCATGTCTCGCTCTTGATGGTCGCGGCGGGATTTCTGCTGGGCTGCGTCGGGAGCATCGTCTCCATGGCGGGGTTCGGGAGGAACAGGGCGTGA
- a CDS encoding peptidoglycan DD-metalloendopeptidase family protein, with the protein MTPVCRMLLLAGAWAWTSWWPWAASPALAGKDHRDPISQRIERERQTLEKLKGEIETTKRQADEVEKKRESTLQAIQDLDDRLMASRQERGEIGRKLKQKDREIEEINGRIASLRMRISERRSSILSRLRVQYMEGRFGYLKALLSAHSYDDLQRRFHYLSALSKREYDLIEAHRADAERLEEVERQRAGARAELLAFKQSTEHKLEEIQGLKRQKSQFLTKITQQKEAYDRAVAELERSASRVDVLLKDLEQRRRAAAVRPKPGPAHARPFKGVLPWPADGEVVSFFGRQKHPTFETYVQKKGIEIRTQEGSPIKAVMAGTVVYADWLKGYGLVLILDHANGFFSLYAHASKLLAKVGEPVQAGQTIGETGDTGMTGEDTLYFELREGAEPVDPLAWLGKRR; encoded by the coding sequence GTGACGCCGGTTTGCAGGATGCTGCTCCTCGCCGGAGCCTGGGCGTGGACCTCCTGGTGGCCCTGGGCCGCCTCCCCGGCTCTCGCGGGGAAGGATCACCGAGATCCGATCTCCCAGCGGATCGAGCGGGAGCGACAGACCCTCGAAAAGCTCAAGGGAGAGATCGAGACGACCAAGAGGCAGGCCGACGAGGTGGAGAAGAAACGGGAGTCAACCCTCCAGGCCATCCAGGATCTGGACGATCGGCTCATGGCCAGCCGACAGGAGAGGGGCGAGATCGGCCGGAAGCTCAAGCAGAAGGACCGGGAGATCGAGGAGATCAACGGCCGGATTGCATCGCTCCGGATGCGGATCAGCGAGCGCCGCAGCTCGATCCTGTCGCGCCTGCGGGTGCAGTACATGGAAGGACGGTTCGGCTACCTGAAGGCCCTGCTGTCGGCGCACAGTTACGACGATCTCCAGCGCCGGTTCCATTACCTTTCGGCGCTCTCAAAACGGGAGTATGATTTGATCGAGGCCCACCGTGCGGACGCGGAACGGCTGGAGGAGGTCGAACGTCAGCGGGCCGGGGCGAGGGCCGAGTTGCTGGCCTTCAAGCAGAGTACGGAGCACAAGCTGGAGGAAATCCAGGGGCTCAAGCGCCAGAAGAGCCAGTTCCTCACCAAGATCACGCAACAGAAGGAGGCCTACGACCGGGCGGTAGCGGAGCTGGAGCGTTCCGCGTCGCGGGTGGATGTCCTGTTGAAAGACCTGGAGCAGCGGCGGAGGGCGGCCGCGGTCCGCCCCAAGCCCGGCCCGGCCCATGCCCGACCGTTTAAAGGGGTGCTGCCCTGGCCGGCCGACGGGGAGGTCGTCTCTTTCTTCGGGAGGCAGAAGCACCCGACGTTCGAGACCTACGTGCAGAAGAAGGGCATCGAGATACGGACCCAAGAGGGAAGCCCGATCAAGGCCGTGATGGCGGGGACCGTGGTCTACGCGGACTGGCTGAAGGGCTACGGACTGGTGCTCATCCTGGACCATGCCAACGGATTCTTTTCGCTTTACGCCCATGCGTCGAAGCTGCTGGCGAAGGTCGGGGAGCCGGTGCAGGCCGGCCAGACGATCGGAGAGACGGGGGACACAGGCATGACGGGCGAAGACACACTCTACTTCGAATTGCGCGAGGGGGCAGAACCGGTTGATCCCCTGGCGTGGCTGGGCAAACGGCGGTGA
- a CDS encoding S41 family peptidase, giving the protein MERERRHRSWYLGPIILIALLVGVLIGKGWERTGHATETYEELKTFSEVLTQIQRHYVEEVKSKDLVLGAIRGMLATLDPHSAYMTPEMYKEIQVETKGEFGGVGIQIGIKDNRLAVIAPIEGTPAQKAGIKAGDFITKVNEETTKDLTLMDAVQKMRGPKGTKVSLTVERQGVPDPLVFTLVRDIIKIESVRSKVLENNIGYVRLTQFQESTGKDLARVLKQLREQKHQSLVLDLRNNPGGLLTAAVEVSEQFVGPGKLIVYIKGRDGRKDEYLSRSKEQAEDYPMIVLVNEGSASASEIVAGALQDWGRAVVIGTTTFGKGSVQTILPLADGSGLRLTTAKYYTPKGRSIQSTGITPDITVKPQPPVTVAKAGDKEAAPKPKETAPSATAQPRPGEEAKGGGPPAETGEVSPEEDVQLQKAVELLKTWKIFKELRPL; this is encoded by the coding sequence ATGGAACGGGAACGGCGACACCGATCGTGGTATCTGGGGCCGATCATCCTGATCGCGCTGCTCGTGGGCGTCCTCATCGGCAAGGGGTGGGAGCGCACCGGGCACGCGACCGAGACCTACGAGGAGCTGAAGACCTTCTCGGAGGTCCTGACGCAGATCCAGCGGCATTACGTCGAGGAGGTCAAGAGCAAGGACCTCGTGCTGGGGGCGATCCGCGGGATGCTGGCCACGCTGGATCCCCATTCGGCCTACATGACCCCGGAGATGTACAAGGAGATCCAGGTCGAGACCAAGGGGGAGTTCGGCGGGGTCGGCATCCAAATCGGGATCAAGGACAACCGGCTCGCCGTGATCGCCCCGATCGAAGGGACCCCCGCCCAGAAGGCCGGCATCAAGGCCGGGGACTTCATCACCAAGGTCAACGAGGAGACGACCAAGGACCTGACCCTCATGGATGCGGTCCAGAAGATGCGGGGGCCGAAGGGCACGAAGGTCAGCCTGACTGTCGAGCGCCAGGGGGTGCCCGACCCGCTCGTGTTCACGCTTGTGCGGGATATCATCAAGATCGAGAGCGTGCGCAGCAAGGTGCTGGAGAACAACATCGGCTACGTCCGGCTGACCCAGTTTCAGGAATCCACGGGGAAGGACCTGGCTCGCGTGCTGAAGCAGCTCCGTGAGCAGAAACACCAATCGTTGGTCCTGGACCTCCGGAACAACCCCGGAGGCCTGCTGACCGCAGCCGTGGAGGTGTCGGAGCAGTTCGTGGGGCCGGGCAAGCTGATCGTCTATATCAAGGGCCGGGATGGACGGAAAGATGAATACCTCTCCCGGTCCAAGGAGCAAGCTGAGGACTATCCGATGATCGTGCTCGTGAACGAGGGATCGGCGAGCGCCTCGGAGATCGTGGCCGGCGCCTTGCAGGACTGGGGACGCGCCGTCGTCATCGGGACGACGACTTTCGGGAAGGGGTCGGTCCAGACGATCCTGCCGCTGGCGGACGGGTCCGGGCTCAGGCTGACGACGGCCAAGTACTACACGCCGAAGGGCCGGTCCATCCAGTCCACCGGTATCACGCCGGACATCACGGTCAAGCCCCAGCCTCCGGTGACGGTGGCCAAGGCTGGGGACAAGGAAGCGGCGCCGAAGCCGAAAGAAACCGCGCCGTCCGCGACGGCCCAGCCGCGGCCGGGCGAGGAGGCCAAGGGCGGAGGACCCCCCGCCGAGACAGGGGAGGTTTCGCCGGAGGAGGATGTCCAGTTACAGAAGGCGGTGGAGCTCCTGAAGACCTGGAAGATCTTCAAAGAGCTGCGCCCGCTTTAG
- a CDS encoding Lrp/AsnC ligand binding domain-containing protein → MGVSAFVLVDVAGNHTKSVYKTLSRIEGVKAVYNISGPHDLIVQAEAESLDSLYEHTISSIRAVDGVTKTLTCFVLHQEKPR, encoded by the coding sequence ATGGGTGTCTCAGCCTTCGTGCTCGTGGATGTGGCAGGAAACCACACCAAGAGTGTCTACAAGACGCTGAGCCGGATCGAGGGAGTCAAGGCCGTGTACAACATCTCGGGGCCCCACGACCTGATCGTTCAGGCGGAAGCCGAGAGCCTCGACTCCCTCTACGAGCACACGATCTCATCCATCCGCGCGGTGGACGGCGTGACCAAGACCCTCACTTGCTTCGTCCTGCACCAGGAGAAGCCGCGCTAA
- a CDS encoding histidinol-phosphatase gives MTGTNRAIAQIFLAMADMLAARRANPHRVRAYRRAAESLAGLEEDVRAVAQRGALQEIPGIGRDFSGKIEEFLKTGRIQSYEELKRPLPPDVAAWTDLPGLSEAVVQHLYFKLGIRTLDDLEALVRSHLLRTLPGATASEEELLAAIRRSRQS, from the coding sequence ATGACCGGGACCAACCGCGCGATCGCTCAGATCTTCCTGGCCATGGCCGACATGCTCGCAGCCCGGCGGGCAAACCCTCACCGCGTCCGGGCCTACCGACGCGCCGCCGAGTCACTGGCCGGTCTGGAAGAGGATGTGAGGGCAGTCGCGCAACGCGGCGCCCTCCAGGAGATTCCCGGGATCGGCCGCGATTTTTCCGGAAAGATCGAGGAGTTCCTCAAGACTGGGCGGATCCAGTCCTACGAGGAGTTGAAGCGGCCCCTGCCGCCGGACGTGGCCGCTTGGACCGACCTGCCCGGTCTGTCCGAGGCCGTCGTGCAGCACCTCTACTTCAAATTGGGCATCCGGACGCTCGACGACCTGGAGGCTCTGGTGCGCTCGCATCTCTTGCGCACGCTTCCGGGAGCGACCGCGTCGGAGGAGGAACTCCTGGCCGCCATCCGGCGATCGCGTCAATCCTGA
- the thiS gene encoding sulfur carrier protein ThiS encodes MGQPAAGTVQIQVNGEQRVARAGVTIADLLRDLDIKPDRVAVEVNLEIVDRREFERRGLGEGDRVEIISFIGGGSGQAFSDRRSAFSREMNTSLRQADC; translated from the coding sequence ATGGGCCAACCAGCAGCGGGGACCGTACAGATTCAGGTGAACGGTGAGCAGCGCGTGGCCCGTGCTGGCGTTACGATCGCGGATCTCCTCCGGGACCTGGACATCAAGCCGGACCGGGTGGCAGTCGAGGTGAACTTGGAGATTGTGGACCGGCGGGAGTTCGAACGACGGGGGCTTGGCGAGGGAGATCGTGTCGAAATCATCAGTTTCATCGGCGGAGGAAGCGGGCAAGCTTTCAGCGATCGGCGGTCAGCCTTCAGCCGGGAGATGAACACGAGCTTGCGGCAAGCTGATTGCTGA
- a CDS encoding thiazole synthase produces MNHDRLVIAGREFRSRLWVGTGKYKDFVETKQAIDASGADVVTVAVRRVNVTDRSKENLLDYLDPKKYTILPNTAGCYTVEDAVRYARLARAAGVSDLVKLEVIGDERTLFPDTAGLIEAAKILLKEGFIVLPYTNDDPVVAKKLVDIGCPAVMPLAAPIGSGLGIRNPYNLKIILETVRVPVIVDAGVGTASDAALAMEYGADAVLMNTAIAGAKDPIAMAEAMKYAVEAGRLAYKAGRIPRKLYATASSPIEGML; encoded by the coding sequence ATGAACCACGATCGGCTGGTCATCGCGGGGCGCGAGTTCCGGTCGCGCCTGTGGGTCGGAACCGGCAAGTACAAGGACTTCGTCGAGACCAAGCAAGCCATCGACGCGTCCGGCGCCGATGTCGTCACGGTCGCGGTGCGGCGGGTGAACGTGACCGACCGCTCCAAGGAGAATTTGCTCGATTATCTGGACCCCAAGAAGTACACGATCCTGCCGAACACGGCCGGCTGCTACACGGTCGAGGACGCGGTGCGCTATGCGAGGCTGGCCCGCGCAGCCGGCGTGTCCGATCTCGTCAAGCTCGAAGTGATCGGCGACGAGCGAACGCTGTTCCCCGACACGGCCGGTCTGATCGAGGCGGCCAAGATCCTGCTCAAGGAAGGATTCATCGTGCTGCCCTACACGAACGACGACCCGGTGGTCGCCAAGAAGCTGGTCGACATCGGCTGCCCGGCCGTCATGCCCCTGGCGGCCCCGATCGGCTCCGGGCTCGGCATCCGCAATCCGTACAACCTGAAGATCATCCTCGAGACCGTGCGGGTGCCGGTCATCGTGGACGCCGGCGTCGGCACCGCGTCCGACGCGGCGCTGGCGATGGAATACGGGGCTGACGCGGTTCTCATGAACACCGCGATCGCCGGCGCGAAGGATCCGATCGCCATGGCGGAGGCCATGAAATATGCGGTCGAAGCCGGGCGCCTGGCCTACAAGGCCGGCCGTATCCCCAGGAAGCTCTACGCGACTGCCAGCAGCCCGATCGAGGGCATGCTCTGA
- the thiE gene encoding thiamine phosphate synthase codes for MPCVDFPLYLITDRHQTGGRPLVPLLRDALDAGVRAVQVRERDLATRPLLDLAEQILPLARNRRARMLINDRVDLAMALDADGVHLRADSLPVSVARRLLGQDRLIGVSAHSVDDVLRAECDGADFTVLGPIYETPSKRAYGPPIGLGPIEEAARRCRIPVFAIGGITAARVGEVRRAGAFGVAVISSILSAERVEAAVCGLLEALAVPT; via the coding sequence ATGCCCTGCGTTGATTTTCCCCTCTACCTGATTACCGATCGCCATCAGACCGGCGGGCGGCCACTGGTGCCGCTCCTCCGTGACGCACTGGACGCCGGCGTGCGGGCCGTCCAGGTCAGGGAGAGGGACCTGGCCACCCGCCCGCTGCTCGACCTGGCGGAACAGATCCTGCCCCTCGCACGGAACCGACGGGCCCGGATGCTCATCAACGACCGTGTGGACCTTGCCATGGCGCTCGACGCGGACGGCGTCCACCTGCGTGCGGACAGCCTACCGGTATCGGTGGCGCGCCGGCTCCTGGGCCAGGATCGGCTGATCGGCGTGTCGGCCCACTCGGTGGACGATGTTCTGCGGGCTGAATGCGACGGAGCCGACTTCACGGTGCTGGGCCCGATTTACGAGACGCCGTCGAAGCGGGCGTACGGGCCGCCGATCGGCCTCGGTCCGATCGAGGAGGCCGCGCGCCGGTGCCGGATCCCGGTGTTCGCGATCGGCGGCATCACGGCAGCACGGGTCGGTGAGGTGCGACGGGCCGGCGCCTTCGGCGTCGCGGTCATCTCGTCCATCCTCTCCGCCGAGCGGGTCGAGGCCGCCGTATGCGGCCTGCTCGAGGCGCTGGCGGTCCCGACGTGA